One Thermodesulforhabdaceae bacterium genomic region harbors:
- a CDS encoding arsenate reductase ArsC, translating into MKKKILFLCTGNACRSQMAEGWARFFHNDWLEAFSAGVAPHGLDPLAVKVMQEVGIDISNQKSKSIDEVESIEFDYVITLCDSAKKSCPVFPAKTLYAHVPFDDPPLLALTAKTEEESLSHYRRVRDEIRDFIKNLPNFLKTFQQKDFS; encoded by the coding sequence CTATGCACCGGAAATGCCTGTCGAAGCCAAATGGCAGAAGGATGGGCAAGATTTTTTCACAATGATTGGCTTGAGGCTTTTTCTGCCGGCGTGGCTCCTCACGGCTTGGACCCTCTGGCTGTTAAAGTTATGCAGGAAGTTGGAATTGATATTTCCAACCAGAAGTCAAAATCAATAGACGAAGTGGAATCAATTGAATTTGATTATGTTATAACACTTTGCGACAGTGCCAAGAAATCTTGCCCTGTGTTTCCCGCAAAAACATTGTATGCTCACGTTCCCTTTGATGATCCACCTCTGCTTGCTCTAACAGCCAAAACAGAGGAGGAATCTCTATCTCATTATCGCAGGGTGCGGGATGAAATAAGGGATTTTATTAAGAATCTCCCAAATTTCTTGAAGACTTTCCAACAAAAAGACTTTTCTTAA